A window from Salvia miltiorrhiza cultivar Shanhuang (shh) chromosome 2, IMPLAD_Smil_shh, whole genome shotgun sequence encodes these proteins:
- the LOC131009603 gene encoding protein FAR1-RELATED SEQUENCE 5-like yields the protein MPICDDNEKPYVGKTFKSIEEPWKFYKDYGYASGFDVRKGSSKKGKSGQIIYRHFVCIREGIHHGVNDESSGMQSKTKKRRRKPSSRNGCKARMIVTVHNESEYIVSSFTKAHNHKLISLECRHLMKYNRNVDASHQMIMLKCAKANIGPMRAFRVFKELVGSYEDIGCTSNYFKNLSYQMNSYPDGSDAQLLLDRLITKRDLEDGFRCEYLLDDCQKVKSIFWSDGIGLQNFSIFGEGVSFDATYTMNKYNMIFAPFTRKDNHGGCVTFAVGLLSREDVSSYSWILKQFVECMGRNPTMLITDQDPALKIAVEKVMPNTRHRFCMWHIMMKVAQKLPISLRDNAELTSGLYEVAWLEFDEPADFEEKWFEVINDYGLDDHSWFSDMFSLRKYWIPAFFRDLPMSGLFRTTSMSESENSFFHKFLNHNSNLASFYIHFESAMQAQRHSYKQLCMADQTTTPHIETHAPIEQHASRIYTKKIFLEVQVEIKEAFDRCRIKSMDTGDEVHKYVVDDRSNGIFFVTHNMLEDTIICSCKKFVKIGLVCRHMFVVMRNVGLKAIPQKYIVDRWLKDAGASAISSGGTKAHNRPLFSEAFRCISIAEGNEALTASLLSELKRWADANETPTMTPATAKERMFETFYGSKLPTEITVHPLTR from the exons ATGCCAATTTGTGATGATAATGAGAAGCCATATGTCGGTAAGACATTCAAATCCATTGAGGAGCCGTGGAAATTTTATAAAGATTACGGCTATGCTTCTGGTTTCGATGTTCGGAAAGGATCCAGCAAAAAAGGGAAATCCGGTCAGATTATTTATCGCCACTTTGTGTGCATAAGGGAAGGCATTCATCATGGGGTAAATGATGAGTCATCAGGAATGCAATCAAAGACCAAAAAGAGACGTCGAAAGCCATCTTCCAGGAATGGTTGCAAAGCACGAATGATTGTTACCGTGCACAACGAAAGTGAATACATCGTTAGTAGTTTCACTAAAGCTCATAACCACAAGTTAATATCTCTGGAATGCCGACATTTGATGAAATACAATCGGAATGTTGATGCCTCACATCAAATGATAATGTTAAAATGTGCTAAGGCCAACATTGGACCAATGAGAGCATTCAGAGTTTTTAAAGAGCTGGTGGGTAGTTACGAAGATATTGGATGTACGAGTAATTACTTCAAAAATTTATCGTATCAAATGAATTCGTACCCCGATGGCTCCGATGCACAACTGTTGTTGGACAGGCTTATCACTAAACGTGATCTTGAAGATGGGTTTAGATGTGAATACTTGCTTGACGACTGCCAGAAGGTGAAGAGCATATTCTGGAGCGATGGCATCGGACTTCAGAATTTCAGCATATTTGGTGAAGGCGTTTCTTTTGATGCGACTTACACCATGAACAA GTATAACATGATTTTTGCACCATTTACTAGAAAGGATAACCATGGTGGATGTGTTACATTTGCAGTTGGGTTACTGAGTAGGGAAGATGTTAGTTCTTATTCTTGGATACTTAAGCAATTTGTGGAATGCATGGGTCGCAACCCTACTATGTTGATAACTGACCAAGACCCCGCATTGAAAATCGCCGTGGAAAAAGTCATGCCGAATACCAGACATAGGTTTTGCATGTGGCATATAATGATGAAGGTCGCTCAGAAACTTCCAATTTCCCTACGAGATAATGCCGAACTGACAAGTGGGTTATACGAGGTGGCATGGTTAGAATTTGACGAGCCTGCTGATTTTGAGGAGAAGTGGTTCGAGGTTATAAACGATTATGGCCTGGACGATCATTCGTGGTTCTCAGACATGTTCTCATTGCGGAAATATTGGATTCCAGCCTTCTTCCGTGATTTACCAATGAGTGGTTTGTTTAGAACGACGTCAATGTCCGAAAGCGAGAATAGTTTCTTCCATAAGTTTCTGAATCACAATTCCAACTTGGCTTCCTTCTACATTCACTTTGAAAGCGCTATGCAGGCTCAAAGACACTCTTATAAACAATTGTGCATGGCTGACCAAACTACCACACCACATATCGAGACTCACGCTCCCATAGAGCAGCATGCTTCTCGTATCTATACCAAGAAGATTTTCTTGGAAGTACAGGTGGAGATCAAAGAAGCATTTGATCGTTGCCGCATTAAGTCAATGGATACAGGAGATGAAGTACATAAGTATGTTGTTGATGATCGTTCAAATGGTATATTTTTTGTCACTCATAACATGTTAGAGGATACCATTATTTGTTCTTGCAAAAAGTTCGTGAAGATTGGTTTGGTATGTAGGCATATGTTTGTTGTAATGCGTAACGTTGGTCTGAAAGCTATTCCACAGAAGTACATCGTTGATAGATGGTTGAAGGACGCAGGTGCAAGTGCGATATCATCTGGCGGAACAAAGGCACACAACAGGCCGTTATTCTCAGAGGCATTTAGATGTATTTCAATCGCTGAAGGGAATGAGGCTTTAACCGCATCCCTTCTGTCTGAACTGAAAAGATGGGCAGATGCAAATGAGACGCCGACCATGACGCCTGCAACTGCTAAGGAAAGAATGTTTGAGACGTTCTATGGATCTAAACTACCAACTGAAATAACAGTACACCCCCTGACCCGGTAA
- the LOC131009602 gene encoding uncharacterized protein LOC131009602, translating to MLIYISNAANKGGVVGGTKGTNSKVPLDSGSNRDEVGEKDSRTDGNPVLATSTRAALTGESTEVGVTVGAMVAEEHCIGPASGENEVQLPIGNDPAMCIGISKIADGGQQSHVEIGFEAEVRKGNGLVSRCTVMTNIAGRGKENFVYENPNKVVKRFRSGRF from the exons ATGTTGATTTACATATCTAATGCAGCCAATAAAGGGGGTGTTGTTGGTGGCACGAAAGGGACGAATTCAAAGGTTCCGCTAGATTCTGGAAGTAACAGAGACGAAG TGGGTGAGAAAGACAGCAGGACGGATGGAAATCCAGTGCTAGCTACAAGCACTAGG GCTGCCCTTACTGGTGAAAGTACTGAAGTTGGTGTAACTGTTGGAGCTATGGTTGCTGAA GAGCATTGCATTGGACCAGCCAGTGGCGAAAATGAAGTTCAATTACCAATTGGGAATGAT CCTGCTATGTGTATTGGTATCTCAAAGATTGCTGATGGTGGACAACAATCGCATGTTGAG ATTGGGTTCGAAGCAGAAGTGCGTAAAGGGAATGGACTGGTTTCCCGTTGTACTGTGATGACAAACATAGCAGGGCGTGGAAAAGAAAATTTCGTTTATGAAAATCCCAACAAAGTGGTAAAGAGGTTTCGTAGTGGTAGATTTTGA